Proteins encoded by one window of Cloeon dipterum chromosome 4, ieCloDipt1.1, whole genome shotgun sequence:
- the LOC135944070 gene encoding zinc finger protein 85-like — MISDEKEEDLVSGDKEDDRQPLTWITKPNNNFTSHLLASGDQQQLLCITFTSEDGQTHHTETAEPIFIDFSGNQKSGDRCFPPDSASEEANYTNYIGSTIDNVSLASISEDINFETKLKVLDAVLPTAAKEKPSKYRIENGVYFCDLCDANFVDLENCTSHVKEHSKKSAYLCPTCNLPCKSHIDLVKHCKETHKEDGLFRCGKCSLVFGRQTQLKYHERRVHLQERSQVCQFCGKGFFKRCDLKMHLNIHLGIMKNICEICGKQFHHRSNLIRHSRLHSGVKPYVCCTCGVRFNQVSALKNHISHRHPVGNKKDGYPCPSCGKIMTTIAVLKKHLKLVHKSSLDSAVNKIQSKETSSRKFYCKICGLNFNNQSALHDHEKETHASAEEFSCKSCNQKFKSIGDIKTHCCVSPIGDTTRLMVKQLLDMQTDDFSEEEENLVSEEVICNETVPPNEPVEEVISTPTNDGSAMREMVFHVQAEGHSELMAVHVKYDMNYIIPTENQDVKRAETNIVKPVAPEIVKNEIPKIAEIPKPPEKEAPQTKKFACGDCGKSFSKKHNYKQHLATHNIELKKYVCKICNQVYAWKSSLNKHVLMNHTEKSSTYLCNLCPKSFNRSQAFSEHVRRDHIGEKPHKCAQCGKAFFKKSDLTVHTRIHSNDKPYICGTCGKTFSHVSHIIRHERIHSGVRPYSCDVCGKAFAQSTALRMHKMKLHDETALISKQQSTKSVDSSSAASIQIVNSALSESEQILENLFDNELYKLKF; from the exons atgatttcagatgaaaaagaagaagatcTTGTCTC TGGTGACAAAGAAGATGATCGACAACCTCTGACCTGGATCACGAAgccaaataacaattttactaGCCACCTACTCGCATCAGGAGACCAGCAGCAACTATTGTGCATTACTTTTACATCAGAGGATGGTCAAACTCATCACACGGAAACAGCTGAGCCAATATTCATTGAC ttttctgGTAACCAAAAGAGTGGCGACAGGTGCTTTCCCCCAGACAGTGCGTCAGAAGAAGCGAATTACACCAATTATATTGGCA GCACCATAGATAATGTCAGCCTAGCGAGCATATCAGAAGATATAAATTTCGAAACCAAACTGAAGGTTTTGGATGCTGTCCTGCCGACAGCTGCCAAAGAAAAGCCATCTAAATATAGGATAGAAAATGGAGTGTACTTTTGCGACTTGTGCGACGCAAACTTTGTCGATCTCGAAAACTGCACAAGCCACGTCAAAGAGCACTCAAAGAAAAGCGCCTACCTGTGTCCAACTTGTAACTTACCTTGCAAAAGCCACATTGATCTTGTCAAGCATTGCAAAGAGACGCATAAAGAGGACGGACTGTTTCGTTGCGGCAAGTGTTCGCTCGTGTTTGGGCGTCAGACTCAGCTGAAATACCATGAGAGACGAGTGCATCTGCAAGAAAGAAGCCAGGTCTGCCAGTTCTGTGGGAAGGGATTTTTCAAGCGATGTGATCTGAAAATGCACCTCAACATTCACCTTGGAATCATGAAAAACATATGTGAAATATGCGGGAAACAATTCCACCACAGGTCTAATCTCATACGGCACTCAAGACTGCATtcag GCGTAAAGCCGTATGTTTGCTGCACCTGTGGTGTGAGGTTCAACCAAGTCAGCGCTTTGAAAAACCACATATCGCACCGGCACCCTGTCGGCAACAAGAAAGACGGCTACCCTTGCCCGAGTTGCGGCAAAATCATGACCACCATCGCTGTACTGAAGAAACACCTGAAACTAGTACACAAATCAAGTCTGGACAGTGCCGTTAATAAA ATTCAGAGCAAAGAGACCAGTAGTCGTAAATTCTACTGCAAAATCTGCGGGCTTAATTTCAACAACCAGTCTGCGCTGCATGACCATGAGAAGGAAACTCACGCGAGCGCAGAGGAGTTTTCCTGCAAGAGCTGCAACCAG aaattcaAATCGATCGGGGACATAAAGACGCACTGCTGTGTCAGTCCAATTGGTGACACCACAAGATTGATGGTCAAGCAGCTCCTGGATATGCAGACTGATGATTTTtctgaagaagaagaaaactTGGTCAGTGAGGAAGTGATATGCAATGAAACGGTGCCTCCGAATGAACCTGTGGAAGAAGTTATTTCCACGCCGACAAACGATGGAAGTGCGATGCGGGAAATGGTTTTCCACGTGCAAGCCGAGGGTCACAGCGAACTGATGGCTGTCCACGTCAAATACGACATGAACTACATTATTCCTACAGAAAATCAAGACGTGAAACGTGCCGAGACAAATATCGTGAAACCCGTCGCTCcggaaatagttaaaaatgaaattccaaaaatagcTGAGATCCCCAAGCCACCCGAGAAGGAGGCGCCGCAGACCAAGAAATTCGCGTGTGGTGACTGCGGGAAGAGTTTTTCCAAAAAGCACAATTATAAGCAGCATTTAg CAACTCACAACATTGAACTGAAAAAGTACGTGTGCAAAATCTGCAACCAGGTGTACGCGTGGAAATCGTCCTTAAATAAGCACGTGCTGATGAACCACACTGAAAAGTCGAGCACCTACTTATGCAACCTTTGTCCAAAGAGTTTCAACCGAAGTCAAGCCTTCTCT GAACATGTTCGTCGTGACCACATAGGAGAAAAGCCTCACAAATGCGCACAATGTGGAAAGGcgttctttaaaaaaagcgaCTTAACCGTTCACACCAG AATTCATTCCAATGACAAGCCATACATTTGCGGGACCTGCGGCAAAACCTTTTCCCACGTTTCTCATATAATCAGGCATGAGCGCATCCACTCAGGGGTCAGACCGTACAGTTGCGATGTTTGCGGCAAGGCGTTTGCCCAGTCGACCGCCTTGCGTATGCACAA AATGAAATTGCACGATGAAACGGCGCTAATAAGCAAACAGCAGTCGACCAAGAGCGTTGACAGTTCGTCAGCAGCTTCCATTCAAATTGTAAATTCAGCCCTTTCGGAAAGTGaacaaattcttgaaaatctttttgatAATGAactatacaaattaaaattttaa